The following proteins are encoded in a genomic region of Corylus avellana chromosome ca4, CavTom2PMs-1.0:
- the LOC132179447 gene encoding gallate 1-beta-glucosyltransferase-like, which produces MAIEAPTHVLLVSFPVQGNINPLLRLGKRLAAQGMLVTFSTTETIGKDMRKANDITDQATPVGDGFIRFDFFEDGWEEEDPRRKDLDEYLPQLELAGKNALHQIIKKHAHQDRPVSCLINNPFDPWVCDVATELGIPNAVLWVQSCAVFSAYYHYYHNLVPFPSETEPKIDVQLPCMPLLKYDEVPNFLHPSSPFHILRRLILRQFNNLSKPFCILMDTFQQLEPEIIDYMSKLCIIKPVGPLFKNPKAMHTSIRGDFLKADDCIEWLNSKPPASVVYISFGSTANIGQAQADELAYGLLNSGTSFLWVMKPPHNGAPFKLHVLPNGFMEKVGNRGKVIQWSLQEEVLAHPSVACFITHCGWNSSVEALTLGMPVVTFPQWGDQVTNAKFLVDVFGMGVRLSRGQAENRLILRDEVEKCLLDAMAGPKAVEMKYNALKWKKAAKEAVADSGTSDQNVKAFADEIRKRSTAVTSKSTTQ; this is translated from the coding sequence ATGGCAATTGAAGCTCCCACTCATGTGCTTCTGGTGTCCTTCCCAGTCCAAGGGAACATTAACCCCTTGCTCAGACTAGGCAAGAGACTCGCTGCCCAGGGTATGCTTGTCACTTTCTCTACAACAGAAACCATTGGAAAAGATATGCGAAAAGCCAATGATATCACTGACCAAGCCACTCCAGTGGGAGATGGTTTtataaggtttgatttttttgaggaTGGTTGGGAAGAGGAGGATCCTAGGCGAAAAGATCTTGACGAATACTTGCCTCAGCTTGAGCTTGCTGGAAAGAATGCACTTCATCAAATAATCAAGAAACATGCTCATCAGGATCGTCCAGTTTCATGTCTTATAAACAACCCCTTTGACCCATGGGTTTGTGATGTTGCCACCGAACTTGGCATACCTAATGCCGTCCTCTGGGTTCAGTCCTGTGCAGTCTTTTCGGCTTATTATCACTATTACCATAACCTAGTGCCTTTCCCATCTGAAACCGAGCCCAAGATTGATGTTCAACTGCCCTGCATGCCTCTTTTAAAATACGATGAGGTCCCTAACTTCTTGCACCCTTCTAGTCCATTTCACATTTTACGGAGGCTCATCCTACGCCAGTTCAACAACTTATCAAAACCATTCTGCATATTGATGGACACGTTCCAGCAGCTCGAGCCCGAGATCATTGATTACATGTCAAAGCTCTGCATTATCAAACCTGTTGGCCCCTTGttcaaaaacccaaaagcaATGCACACAAGTATCCGTGGCGACTTTTTGAAAGCTGATGATTGCATTGAGTGGCTCAACTCAAAGCCCCCAGCATCCGTCGTATACATCTCCTTTGGCAGTACCGCCAACATAGGACAAGCACAAGCGGATGAGCTTGCATACGGGCTCTTAAATTCTGGAACATCCTTTTTGTGGGTAATGAAACCACCTCATAATGGTGCCCCTTTCAAGTTGCACGTTCTACCCAACGGTTTCATGGAAAAAGTTGGGAATAGAGGCAAGGTGATACAATGGAGTCTGCAAGAAGAGGTATTAGCACACCCTTCAGTTGCGTGTTTCATCACCCACTGTGGCTGGAACTCCTCTGTGGAAGCCCTCACCTTAGGCATGCCTGTGGTGACATTTCCTCAATGGGGTGACCAGGTTACTAATGCAAAGTTCTTGGTGGATGTGTTTGGAATGGGGGTGAGATTATCCCGTGGCCAAGCTGAAAACAGATTGATCTTGAGAGACGAGGTTGAGAAGTGCTTGCTGGATGCAATGGCGGGCCCCAAGGCAGTGGAAATGAAGTATAATGCATTGAAATGGAAGAAGGCAGCAAAGGAGGCAGTAGCAGACAGTGGCACATCCGACCAGAATGTTAAAGCATTTGCAGACGAGATTAGGAAGAGAAGTACAGCTGTGACTTCCAAGTCTACCACTCAATAA